From Canis lupus baileyi chromosome X, mCanLup2.hap1, whole genome shotgun sequence:
GCTTAATGTAAACAAGTTAAGCAGCCAGTGTCTACACTATGCTAGTTCtcacaggtggctctgtgtttctGCTGATGGgctggggagggaaatggtgccagccaTCTTCTTTGTTCCTAGAGAGATCTTTCCATGAATTCTGCTTCTCAGGCACATGCTCCAAAAAGAGCTAAAAAtttccccactgtgtgccccaggcACTATTCAGATTGCTATTTCCATGCTGTATGTCCCCAGGTTGTTTtcttgccttctctccaggagcagggcAGTGTCCTCTGGGTTCATTTCCAGCCAGTCCCATCTACCTTTAAGACTCCAGGTTTTAAGCGTCACTGGATGCAAGAACTCAGGAAATTCAGCCCCTTTCATTTCCTAAGCCAATGGCTTGGGAAATGTCCTCCTTGTGCATTCCCCTCTGTGTTCCTGTCTCTCTCACCCTTCTCCACAACcatggctccctcccctccacagcaGCCAGGATCCATTTCTCCCCTAAAACACATCTCcatacttcctaccttctttgatgtgacctcttctctacatttagttgtggaatttgttctgcctgtcttcaggttgatttctggagtttttagaatgatttgatagttatgtAATTGTGTTCATGGCAGGAAGAAAGCTTAGGGTCCACCTACTTCACTGTCACCCCACCTCCCTGATATCAGCCTTAAGGATTCAGAATTCCCCTGAAAACCTCCATCAAACATGATCCAATAGTCTTTAATAAACCCTTTGGTATTCGAGATACACTCTCCCCCAGCCACaggaaaacagcaacaacaaacaaacaaacaaacaaaaagacacttCTTTTGGTTCTTTAGTCCagtttgtcaaaaatatttgaaaattctgtTTACCCTATTGGGGaacttaaaatttctaaaagaattttaagCCCCAAATTTCACTTAGCTCAGATTCAGTTCAGACAGAACCCATTTCTCTTGATAATTATGCTAAATTTATTGGTTTAAACTTACAAGAAATCAGTCACAAAATCAAGGAATGCTTCTTCCATGTACTTAACAAAAGGTGACTAATGAggtttgcctgggtggctcagtcagttgagcattcaactGGATGTCAGCTCGGTTCCtaacctcaaggtcatgagttcaagcctcacattggtctccatgctgggcatggagcctacttaaaaaagaaaagttgactAAGGAGTCACTTTGCTGCTAATCAAAAAAACTCGTGATAGTTTACTTCATTCGTTAAGCATCTTTCAATATTCCTGACCtagaaaaatgcttttcttcaaccctaattgctttcttttattgctgatttgtcttttctctacttttcaaaattgttGTTATTATCCCTTCtctagattttgtttctttatgcaCTGAATTATTTTACATCACATTTCCATCCACTCTTGTAGtggaattattatttatttttatttttaaatatttatttatttattttagagagagagagcgtgcaagtggggaaaggggcagaggaatagggagagagagaagcagactccccactaagtgggaagcctgatgtgggacctgatatcacaatcctgagatcatggcctgagccaaaatcaagacaggacattcaaccaactgagccacctagagcCCCTGTAGTGAAATTTTTATGTGTAACATTATCTATTATGTTTTTCTGTACAATTTAAGtaaagttcacatttttttaacctaaattataatatacatatatatgatatacaatgcttaaatatatatgatcatcatatatacacatgcacacacacatatgtacagtTGTTATATATGAGATGTGTGTTAACTGTTGTTTATCATTCAGACTTTTATATCATTGCTCTATATCATCCTGTAGGTTAGTTCATTTCTAGTTAATATTCTTTGGATCATTCCTAAAATCTCAAGTTTAAGAACTCCTCCAAGTAACATTTAAAGCCAATATGTCTATCGCAATCAAGATGTTCAtaaccagagaaacaaaaccaggtAAGTTCCAAGTATCATAGACTGTTGCTTTAGCAAGACTTATTTCTATACAGGTAAACTATGCATGTCATATTCACCTGTATGATTACTTTTGGAAAAAGTAAATTTGTGTGAAGGTAGCTAATGAATGAGAGTCAATTATCAAATGAACCCTGAACAGCTAATCTTTGGAAattcatctttaattttataCCTTGAAAGTAAACTCTATCCTCCAATAAGcaattgccttattttttttagagacagtgtatgagagcaagggagagaatcttaagcagactctacactgagtgcagagcccaatgcagggcttgatcttatgactctgagatcatgaccctagtggaaatcaagagtcggacatttaacagactgagccacccaggtgcacctacaGTTGCCTTCTTGATATCTTCATTTCAAAGACTTAACGCATTctcaaacttaaaatattttaatttaagcaatttaatttaattgatatttaattgAATGTTCATCAATGAAGAAATGGGTagacaaaatgtagtatataacatacaatggaatattatctatTAGATGTAAGATGAAAAGGTTCTGTAGATATGTTGCCCTAAAATGTGAGATCTGctgaacaatatattttaaaaagtttaaaacagtCAAATTTATGAGTTTTtccacaattaaaaattaaatatatgtatctgaagttaatataaacataattatatgatatttagaactcaaatatatataaagttaaatttGTATTCTTCACCCCAAATCtactttttcttgtcttctccaTCTCTCCAGCATAACTCAGGTGAACAAGCCAAACACTTGTAAGTCAAACTATAAATGTCTCCCTATCATTTCCCACAACCAATGCATCATCAATTTCTACAAATCCTACCGTATATTTCTTAAATGTGTCCGTTTATTTGGAGTTTCAGTGCCCCAAACTTGTTACAAGTCATTATCATTTCTCAGGTAGACTCCTAATGTGTTTCCTAATACTATTTTGCTAGAATCCAATACAGTATTCTTATAGCATGCAATATCTTAAAAATAGCAGTAAATTGAAATATGCCATGTCACTGATTAAAATTCTTCTATGGCTTCCTATTGCTCTTGGGACAAAGTTCATAATCCTTAACATGATCTTCAGGGCTGCACACCAGCCTCATCTCATGTCATTCTCACTTTCAATTTTGACATTCCTGCCAGCAGATTGATCTCTTCATTTCCTCCAAGATGTCAACATTTTTTCTACCTCAAGGATTTCATGCATAGTATTTTGTCTGCCCAAGTCTCTTCTGAAAAATGTCATATTCATCTTTCTCATCTTACCTTAAATATAACTTCTTCAGATGGGCCTCATTTAACCACTAAACAgtttttgtacttttcttttaaacacaAACTTGCATACAAAGTGCATATATCATAAGAGTAGAGCTCAATTAATTATTAGAGCCTTAAAAACAAGCATATCACCAAAATCTATATTAAGAAACAGAAGCATAAACTCTTTATTAGTCATGAAATCTATTTTAACAATATAGTTAAATTTTgcctatattttaaattatacttacATAAAATAATACTATGTATACTCTTCTGTGAATACTTTTTGCTTAATATTATCTTCATAAGActcatgcctttttaaaaaattttaattgccacatggtattttgttatgtaaGTAAACCCAAATGTATTAATCCATTTTATTCTAAATGAGAATTTGTTTCTAAATTTGCCTATTACTAATAATATTGCTATACACATTTATAacattgttgtgtgtgtgtttgtgatcAAATGTACAAATGCCTGTTGGATATTTACTGAGGAGTGAAATTGCTAAGTCATAGAATAAACCCTTGTTCCTCTGTAATAATATTGccaaatggttttcttttttctttttttttttagcattatgggagttttatttatttggaagtgaACTTTTAACTATCCATACAAATGCCAAAATACTACACAAAACATCCACATGAACTTTTTTCATCGTTTTTTTGAATTTTTCACAAACATTTCCTACATAATCCAACATACAACAGAGAAATGGTACATCTTTTTCCTTCAATTTGCATACAATGGAaaaacaagaatatatatatattacacattttaACTAAGACACTAGCAGGCTGACAGTTTGTCTATAAGTGAGAAattatctaataaaaaataataaggatttATTTAGCATCAGTCACTTCCATAACCAAGTATTATTCTGATTAATAAAACTTACTGCCATTAGACTTGTGGCATATACTTATACTATTACTCAATTTGTAGTATTGCTCCCCACCCTTGGTTCTCCTTAACAATTACTAACATAAAAAACTGTTGCAGAGTAGGGGCAAGCatttgcaaacaaacaaaaaaaatccctagcTTATTATAAGCGTAGATGTGTATGACGGAATTTCTTCCCAAACAATGGACTTTCAAATCATTAATAAATCACCAGAATGGAATTTGCCAAGATATTATGCCTATGTCCAAGAagagatgcatttatttatatccaACAGAGGAGCTGAAAATCAAACTTAGTGTTTAGTTTGGGGTGGGTTAGGGAATCCAGCCATTTGAAAAAtgactgtcttaaaaaaaatgaccaccAAAAATAGGttcactaaatttattttaaaattcataaaacgGTTCTTACAAAAGAGCATTACATTCTGCACACTGCTCTGAATAAATGCCAGGGACATATGGACTATTGTTACTtttcctccctgtccccccccccccaaaatgttACAGTGACCACAAAGCAAAGGGTTCACAATAATTACATGGgggtaatttttcttttaaaccaccaacaatggggatccctgggtggcgcagcggtttggcacctgcctttggcccagggcacaatcctggagacccgggatcgaatcccacgtcgggctccgggtgcatggagcctgcttctccctctgcctgtgtctctgcctctctctctctctctctctctctctctctctctctctctgtgactatcataaataaataacaattttttaaaaaaataaaccaccaacaatgaacaaaaattaaaattcactcACTCTGCTGTTGTTTCAAAATTTCAATGTTAGTTTTTGCacgcccttcccccaccctcaccctgttTGTAAGGAACTAAAACATTACATCTGGTGAACAGCAAAGATTTCACTACACCTCAAATGCAGAACACCTATGAAGCAGAGGAATGTTGGCTTTTTAAACtaagtagataaaaaaaaaaaagatgcaggacTCCTTCAGTTCTTCACTAGTTTTAGAAAAACTTTCCAGAATATTGCTTCacactataaaaaagaaaaagtatcttgCATTAGAATCCTTCAACATTTGCATACTGCTTCACACTGTTCTGCAGCAAATACGGTGCATTCTGTATCTGGTCCTGTGTTCCTGTAATGGTAATGACCCGATCTTCAGACCCTTCTAGAGGTTCATCAATTTTGATCGAAGCTCCTGACTCATGACGGACTTGCTTAATCCGCCGACCACCTTTGCCAATAATAGATCCAGCCAAATCTTTGGAAATAGTTACTTGTGTAGTAATAATAGGTCCACCAAGATCACCATATGAGCCACGACCCCCTGCATAGGAATAATCATATCCGGAGCCACCCTGTGGTTCATAAACCATCTGCCATTCTGATGGGCTCCATGTATCTATTGCAGAGTCCCAAGTTTCATCAGCACTGAAACCAACCATGCCATCGTAGCGGTCTCCAGGTCTTCCTCTTCTGTCATAGGCCATGAGATCCCCTCCTctaggtggtggtggaggaggaagaggaagattcCGAGCTCTACTACCACCCCGGCCACCTCTtccaggaggtggaggaggaggtccTCGGCGAGGGCTCATATCGTCATAATCTCTTCTGGATGGAGGCATAGGACGCCCACCCCGACCAGGAGGCATTTTGTCAAAACCACCTCTCCCCCGCATGGGAAATCCCACAGGGCGTCCACGGCGGTCATCAAACATCATGGTAAAGCCACCATAATCGTAGGTTTCATCATAAAAATTGGGATCATAAGGCTGTGCCCGTCCTTTGATGGGAGACTCTGATATAAGATCAAGGATGATCTTGATGCACTCTACCACCCTATCAGGTTTTCCTCCAATAAGAACAACTCTGTCAGTGGGATGAGGACAGCATTCCTGGAAAAGCTTGATTGTTGTCTGTGTGTTCTCTCGAAGTTCTTTGATTTTAGCACCTTTGACCCCAATAATTCCTCCTGCCAGACTCTGATGAATCAACAGTCTCAACTCGCAGTCAAAGTCACTTCCTTTATAGTGTTGGTAATTTAAGCATTCCACAGCATCAGATTCGAGCGGGAGCTGGCTGGTTGCAGTGGGTGATGGCAACTGCAGGCCCTCTTCCAAGGTAGGGATGATTTTCTTCAGAATTTCTCCAATTGTCTCAATATCAGCACTGATACTCAATATGCGCTCGGGGCCACTACTGTCTGGGACTGAAACACTGGCGTTGTAGTCTGTATGGAGAGCCTtaatattcttgcctccttttccAATCACTGCCCCAGCATTCTTGCTCTGAAGCAAAATGCGTAGTTCAACCATCTCATCAGTGTTTCTAGATCTTTTAAAAGCTTGTTCCTCTTCCATATCTTCTGCAGGGCATTTACCAAATTCACCATTGGTTTCGGTGTTGGGGAAGGTTTCCTCTGGCTGTTCAGTTTCCATTTTCGTGTATCAAATGGACACACCAATCAGGTATTATATATCCTTGCAGAGCAGAACTGAAGTGTTCTGGGCGGGACCAACTGACACCCTAGTGCTGCAGTAGCCGCGCGAGGCCGCCGTCCCTGTGCCGCCGCGCCACCTCACCGCCTCAGCCGGTCACCGCCAAATGGTTTTCTAAGTGTGTATACCAATTTACAATCTC
This genomic window contains:
- the LOC140628735 gene encoding heterogeneous nuclear ribonucleoprotein K-like gives rise to the protein METEQPEETFPNTETNGEFGKCPAEDMEEEQAFKRSRNTDEMVELRILLQSKNAGAVIGKGGKNIKALHTDYNASVSVPDSSGPERILSISADIETIGEILKKIIPTLEEGLQLPSPTATSQLPLESDAVECLNYQHYKGSDFDCELRLLIHQSLAGGIIGVKGAKIKELRENTQTTIKLFQECCPHPTDRVVLIGGKPDRVVECIKIILDLISESPIKGRAQPYDPNFYDETYDYGGFTMMFDDRRGRPVGFPMRGRGGFDKMPPGRGGRPMPPSRRDYDDMSPRRGPPPPPPGRGGRGGSRARNLPLPPPPPPRGGDLMAYDRRGRPGDRYDGMVGFSADETWDSAIDTWSPSEWQMVYEPQGGSGYDYSYAGGRGSYGDLGGPIITTQVTISKDLAGSIIGKGGRRIKQVRHESGASIKIDEPLEGSEDRVITITGTQDQIQNAPYLLQNSVKQYANVEGF